A single region of the Streptomyces sp. NBC_00425 genome encodes:
- a CDS encoding ferredoxin — translation MDIAIDHDKCIGAGQCAFIAPEVFDQDDDGSALLLVERPAAAQVSAVREAAESCPMSAISVADDRERTA, via the coding sequence ATGGACATCGCGATCGACCACGACAAGTGCATCGGCGCCGGCCAGTGCGCGTTCATCGCCCCCGAGGTCTTCGACCAGGACGACGACGGATCGGCCCTGCTGCTGGTCGAGCGACCCGCGGCCGCACAGGTCTCCGCCGTGCGGGAGGCCGCCGAGTCCTGCCCGATGAGCGCCATCTCAGTGGCGGACGACCGGGAGCGGACGGCCTGA
- a CDS encoding cytochrome P450: MAQQGTSDVLDSTPGGEFRLERPPGVEPDGGVALLAWAARMREEQPVWRDGSGNVHVFRHADVQRILADTATFSSDTVGRLSGGEKQAPRGTLLLLDPPLHGKMRRLVSRAFTPGLITGLEPWITELTGQLLDAAPVDAFDLVDVLANPLPVTVIARMLGVPTEDRDRFQGWADQLLSTDPDDPESVRRMEETAVTISAYLQGFIEARRGEPSGDLLSTLVAAELDGERLEDEDIASFATLLLLAGHITTSVLVGNALLCLDRDPQLLERVRADRSLIPAVIEETLRLRPPFTRIERVTTTAATVAGTDVGPDTLVHLWLLSANRDERVFEDADAFRPDRSNARQAAFGHGIHYCIGAPLARLEGRIALDALLDRYVRIGVDPAVRLSWHGTNVFGARHLPLRVHHA; the protein is encoded by the coding sequence GTGGCGCAGCAAGGCACCTCGGACGTGCTCGATTCGACACCCGGGGGCGAGTTCCGGCTCGAACGCCCGCCGGGCGTCGAACCCGACGGCGGCGTCGCGTTGCTGGCCTGGGCGGCGCGGATGCGCGAGGAGCAGCCGGTGTGGCGGGACGGCAGCGGCAATGTGCACGTGTTCCGCCACGCGGACGTGCAGCGGATCCTCGCCGACACGGCGACGTTCTCCTCGGACACGGTGGGCCGGCTGTCGGGCGGTGAGAAGCAGGCCCCGAGGGGCACGCTGCTGCTCCTGGACCCGCCGCTGCACGGCAAGATGCGCCGTCTGGTCAGCCGGGCGTTCACCCCGGGCCTGATCACCGGCCTCGAGCCGTGGATCACGGAACTGACCGGTCAACTGCTGGACGCCGCCCCCGTGGACGCCTTCGATCTCGTGGACGTCCTGGCCAACCCGCTGCCGGTGACGGTCATCGCGCGCATGCTGGGCGTCCCGACGGAGGACCGCGACAGGTTCCAGGGCTGGGCGGACCAACTGCTGTCCACCGATCCGGACGATCCCGAGAGCGTGCGCCGGATGGAGGAGACCGCGGTCACCATCTCCGCCTACCTCCAGGGCTTCATCGAGGCCCGGCGGGGGGAGCCGAGCGGCGATCTGCTGAGCACCCTCGTCGCGGCCGAACTCGACGGCGAGCGGCTGGAGGACGAGGACATCGCGAGTTTCGCGACGCTGCTGCTGCTCGCCGGGCACATCACCACGTCGGTCCTCGTCGGCAACGCGCTGCTGTGCCTGGACCGCGATCCGCAGCTGCTGGAACGGGTGCGTGCGGACCGTTCGCTGATACCGGCGGTGATCGAGGAAACGCTGCGGCTGCGCCCGCCGTTCACCCGGATCGAGCGGGTCACCACGACCGCGGCGACCGTCGCCGGGACGGATGTCGGACCCGACACCCTCGTCCATCTGTGGCTGCTGTCCGCCAACCGCGACGAACGGGTCTTCGAGGACGCGGACGCGTTCCGCCCGGACCGTTCCAACGCCCGGCAGGCCGCGTTCGGTCACGGCATCCACTACTGCATCGGGGCGCCGCTGGCCCGGCTCGAGGGCCGGATCGCCCTCGACGCCCTGCTGGACAGGTACGTCCGCATCGGCGTCGATCCCGCGGTGCGGCTCAGCTGGCACGGGACCAACGTCTTCGGCGCCCGGCACCTGCCCCTGCGTGTGCACCACGCCTGA
- a CDS encoding cytochrome P450, whose amino-acid sequence MKTRPDPPVIPSERGRCPFDPPAEYARLRAEQPVSPVTFEVAPKDTSGWLVTRHDLVRQILADDRFSHRNELLAHVVAPPFPMTEYAPQPSPPGSFAKMDAPDHTKYRRLLAGHFTLRRIQQYEPQLTRIVDGALTEMAAEGSPVDLVTGFAEKVSLRSVCSLMDVSPELMDGIQEHFSALMTLTYTLEEFIHHVESMDGLIRPMVRERTAERGEDFFGRLAATGELTEDELVNLAVLTLGGSLDTTPNMLSLSVFALLENPDQLALLRERPELYETGAVDELLRYLTISQMGSSRCALEDVEIGDTVIRAGQTVVLALPAANRDPEVFTDPDRLDVTRVPRKHLALGFGAHQCLGQHLARASLRIGLRALFERFPSLRLAAPAGEVPLRDRAVHYGVDRLLVSWS is encoded by the coding sequence ATGAAGACCAGGCCCGACCCGCCCGTGATCCCCTCGGAACGGGGCAGGTGCCCGTTCGACCCGCCCGCCGAGTACGCGCGGCTGCGCGCCGAGCAGCCGGTCAGCCCGGTCACCTTCGAGGTGGCGCCGAAGGACACCTCGGGCTGGCTGGTGACCCGGCACGACCTGGTCCGGCAGATCCTCGCCGACGACCGCTTCAGCCACCGGAACGAGTTGCTGGCGCATGTGGTCGCGCCGCCGTTCCCGATGACCGAGTACGCGCCGCAGCCCTCCCCGCCCGGCTCGTTCGCGAAGATGGACGCCCCCGACCACACCAAGTACCGGCGGCTGCTGGCAGGGCACTTCACGCTGCGGCGCATTCAGCAGTACGAGCCGCAGCTGACGCGCATCGTGGACGGGGCGCTGACGGAGATGGCCGCCGAAGGCTCCCCCGTCGACCTGGTCACCGGCTTCGCGGAGAAGGTCAGCCTGCGCTCGGTGTGCTCGTTGATGGACGTCTCGCCGGAACTGATGGACGGCATCCAGGAGCACTTCTCGGCACTGATGACCCTCACCTACACGCTGGAGGAGTTCATCCACCACGTGGAGTCGATGGACGGGCTCATCCGGCCGATGGTGCGGGAGCGGACGGCAGAGCGGGGCGAGGACTTCTTCGGCCGGCTGGCGGCGACCGGTGAGCTGACCGAGGACGAACTGGTCAACCTCGCCGTCCTCACCCTGGGCGGCTCGCTCGACACCACGCCGAACATGCTGTCCCTCAGTGTCTTCGCCCTGCTGGAGAACCCGGACCAGCTGGCCCTGCTGCGGGAACGGCCGGAGCTGTACGAGACCGGCGCGGTGGACGAGCTGCTGCGCTATCTGACGATCTCCCAGATGGGTTCCAGCCGGTGCGCGCTGGAGGACGTGGAGATCGGCGACACCGTGATCAGGGCGGGTCAGACGGTGGTCCTGGCGCTGCCCGCCGCCAACCGCGACCCCGAGGTCTTCACCGACCCCGATCGGCTCGACGTCACCCGCGTCCCCCGCAAACACCTCGCGCTGGGCTTCGGCGCGCACCAGTGCCTGGGTCAGCACCTGGCGCGGGCCAGCCTGCGCATCGGACTGCGCGCCCTGTTCGAACGCTTCCCCTCGCTGCGGCTCGCGGCGCCGGCCGGGGAGGTACCGCTGCGCGACCGGGCCGTGCACTACGGCGTGGACCGACTGCTCGTGTCCTGGAGCTGA
- a CDS encoding acyltransferase — MARKDSAHRAARKGLPAFRTAVDSRVERVHTVRAGAADGARIRLTGYDLLTGPWYTPLTFFYRGTLDGAALRDSLARTLRRYPLLAGRLERDADGGLSVLCNDAGVRFTEAFCPDPMREFGHGLRAEPVIGKLLREVSAFGVVGRDTPLLKIRLTRMAGGGSVLGVLVNHSLADGGSTLAFLESWSREHLGTPWEEPSHDRAALDGLGRLSTDSATLDARAFVGVGRVRHLTTTLRVGVNKLATVTTRFGAAELAALKAEAQRTLPGPDAWVSTNDALTAHLWQVLSELRGRPADAVEWLGLIVGAQSRLGDALPSSYWGNCVSNSWTSLDAARLRESPLGVVARDVRRCLESNTEDKIRDEIAFLGSYRRKGVSRHVMSVRAPDVSTTSLSVNNWSQFPLYRIDLGAGRPFWYEFPDLPVPTVHIAPTPEEDAGRDVYLCLPEAEAAVADTAPWRERLHTRSGTSVGS, encoded by the coding sequence GTGGCTCGGAAGGACTCCGCGCACCGCGCGGCGAGGAAGGGCCTGCCCGCGTTCCGCACCGCCGTCGACAGCCGGGTGGAGCGGGTGCACACCGTGCGGGCCGGCGCGGCCGACGGCGCACGGATCCGGCTGACCGGCTACGACCTGCTGACCGGTCCGTGGTACACGCCGCTGACGTTCTTCTACCGCGGCACCCTCGACGGCGCGGCGCTGCGCGACTCGCTGGCGCGCACGCTGCGCCGCTACCCCCTGCTCGCGGGGCGTCTGGAGCGGGACGCGGACGGCGGACTGAGCGTGCTCTGCAACGACGCGGGCGTCCGGTTCACCGAGGCGTTCTGCCCCGACCCGATGCGCGAGTTCGGCCACGGCCTGCGCGCCGAGCCCGTCATCGGGAAGTTGCTGCGCGAAGTGAGCGCGTTCGGCGTGGTGGGCCGGGACACGCCGCTGCTGAAGATACGACTGACCCGGATGGCGGGCGGCGGCTCCGTTCTCGGCGTGCTCGTCAACCACAGCCTCGCGGACGGCGGCAGCACCCTCGCCTTCCTGGAGAGCTGGTCGCGCGAGCACCTCGGGACGCCGTGGGAAGAGCCCAGTCACGACCGCGCGGCGCTGGACGGGCTCGGTCGGCTGTCCACGGACTCCGCCACCCTCGATGCGCGGGCGTTCGTGGGTGTGGGCAGGGTCCGACACCTGACGACCACACTGCGGGTGGGCGTCAACAAGCTGGCGACCGTCACGACCCGGTTCGGGGCGGCGGAACTGGCCGCGCTCAAGGCGGAGGCCCAGCGGACCCTGCCCGGACCGGACGCGTGGGTGTCGACGAACGACGCGCTCACCGCGCACCTTTGGCAAGTACTGAGCGAACTGCGGGGCCGTCCGGCCGACGCCGTGGAGTGGCTCGGGCTGATCGTCGGCGCGCAGAGCCGGCTGGGCGACGCCCTGCCGTCCTCCTACTGGGGCAACTGCGTCAGCAACAGCTGGACCTCGCTCGACGCCGCCCGGTTGCGCGAGTCACCGCTGGGAGTCGTGGCGAGGGACGTGCGGCGCTGCCTGGAGAGCAACACCGAGGACAAGATCCGCGACGAGATCGCCTTCCTCGGCTCCTACCGGCGCAAGGGCGTGTCCCGGCACGTGATGTCGGTGCGAGCCCCCGACGTGTCGACGACGTCCCTGTCGGTCAACAACTGGTCGCAGTTCCCGTTGTACCGGATCGACCTCGGCGCCGGACGCCCCTTCTGGTACGAGTTCCCCGACCTGCCGGTACCGACGGTGCACATCGCGCCCACGCCCGAGGAGGACGCCGGACGGGACGTGTACCTGTGCCTGCCCGAGGCCGAAGCCGCTGTGGCGGACACCGCGCCGTGGCGGGAGCGGCTGCACACCCGCAGCGGGACGTCCGTCGGATCGTGA
- a CDS encoding helix-turn-helix transcriptional regulator: MTAVHGSVTRERQQRGPGPEPVEREGELALLVELTRRTAAGDPALVMLEGPDGIGKTTLLRALVAQARAEGLRVVHTTAGQEGERLPLSTAHTLLAGLDAGAGLMPLTAWAHPPDASGANARLRELPCYDVDGSTLSFGVLAELHEVVRSAAAESPLVIVVDDAEEADTASLRFLAHTARRLAGLPVLLALARRSGADEPALNDVAALPLCRLVRPRPLTSEGIGLLTLRLLGSETDAAFQESCLAATNGNPLLATRLLTALREERLPLTADHVASVPGQDIHAFRLRAAGLLHRHPAATVQAARALAVLGDRVTPENGARLALLDSPVFARSLLALVSDGLVTSNSDGSWSFSHALLRDVVLGDMSDDERDAVHGRAARLLHDEGASPSDVAEHLCHAPSTAHHPWAAAVLRDAAREAVLHASPVRAVELLRACVPEGTEEAGDPGLLFELGVAEMRVDVEASVRHLTSALDGATEPKLRLEALVALAEALTLQGQVARAAGLLARCRSEAASTASGAADPQLMEAQLLIAASANRAAYTELLQTVSFDLSLPGDTPEQRALLATRAVISASRMDRVAEAVAAARTAIRRSTATTDDPVFLGAAASGLLYADLPHEADAVYQRLVIGADAVLGPGHRNLLALSAEAHQRLGALEQASRASAAALAGITVARATPFEALALAVRLHTLLDQGDLAQAALLEAEIPDPVQDDSWQWNEVVSARGRLYLAQEDPTRALVHFEECARRQAGWQRTSPAVSPWWYWAGRTHLALGDRASALALAERAVADARSAGLPCALGAGLELWAATMSDDQRPALLEEAEQVLTGTRAALSLARVRVARGQALQRLGYKKAAREVLRQGWEEAYGVGSLPLHTVAHRALLATGARPRRPVSRGPGALTQSESQVARLAADGRSNAYIAETLFVTRRTVEVHLTSVYRKLGLTGRRELWDSLESHGFHDAGPGQ; the protein is encoded by the coding sequence ATGACCGCTGTGCACGGGAGCGTTACCCGCGAACGGCAGCAGAGGGGGCCGGGCCCGGAGCCGGTGGAGCGTGAGGGCGAACTCGCCCTCCTCGTCGAGCTCACGCGGCGCACCGCGGCCGGCGACCCCGCTCTGGTCATGCTCGAAGGCCCGGACGGCATCGGCAAGACGACCCTGCTCCGCGCTCTGGTCGCCCAGGCACGGGCCGAGGGTCTGCGCGTGGTCCACACCACAGCTGGGCAGGAGGGCGAGCGGCTGCCCCTGAGCACTGCCCACACCCTGCTGGCCGGCCTCGACGCGGGCGCGGGCCTGATGCCCCTGACCGCATGGGCGCATCCGCCTGACGCCTCCGGCGCGAACGCGCGGTTGCGGGAGCTTCCCTGCTATGACGTCGACGGCTCGACCCTGTCCTTCGGCGTACTCGCCGAACTGCACGAAGTGGTCCGGTCCGCCGCGGCCGAGAGCCCATTGGTCATCGTGGTGGACGACGCGGAGGAGGCCGACACCGCGTCGCTGCGCTTCCTCGCGCACACCGCGCGCCGCCTGGCGGGTCTGCCGGTGCTGCTGGCGCTCGCCCGTCGCAGCGGCGCCGACGAGCCGGCCCTCAACGACGTGGCAGCCCTCCCTCTGTGCCGGCTGGTGCGGCCGCGTCCCCTGACGAGTGAGGGAATCGGCCTGCTGACGCTGCGGCTGCTCGGCTCGGAGACCGACGCGGCCTTCCAGGAGTCGTGTCTGGCGGCCACCAACGGCAACCCCCTGCTGGCGACGCGACTCCTGACGGCGCTGCGCGAGGAGCGGCTGCCGCTCACCGCCGACCATGTCGCCTCCGTGCCCGGACAGGACATCCACGCGTTCCGCCTGCGCGCGGCGGGTCTGCTGCACCGGCACCCCGCGGCCACCGTCCAGGCCGCCCGGGCCCTGGCCGTGCTCGGGGACAGGGTCACACCGGAGAACGGCGCCCGCCTCGCCCTGCTGGACAGCCCGGTCTTCGCCCGCTCCCTGCTCGCCCTCGTCTCCGACGGGCTCGTCACGTCGAACAGCGACGGAAGCTGGTCCTTCTCCCACGCCCTGCTGCGCGACGTCGTCCTCGGCGACATGTCCGACGACGAACGCGACGCCGTGCACGGTCGCGCGGCGCGGTTGCTGCACGACGAGGGGGCGAGCCCCTCGGACGTGGCCGAGCACCTCTGCCACGCGCCGTCCACCGCACATCATCCCTGGGCCGCCGCCGTCCTGCGCGACGCCGCCCGTGAGGCCGTCCTGCACGCCTCACCGGTCCGAGCGGTGGAGCTGCTGCGCGCCTGCGTGCCCGAGGGCACCGAGGAAGCGGGCGACCCGGGCCTGCTCTTCGAACTGGGCGTGGCCGAGATGAGGGTCGACGTCGAGGCCAGCGTCCGTCACCTGACGTCTGCGCTGGACGGGGCGACCGAGCCGAAACTGCGACTCGAGGCCCTCGTCGCGCTCGCCGAGGCACTCACCCTCCAGGGCCAGGTGGCGCGCGCGGCGGGCCTCCTGGCCCGATGCCGTTCCGAAGCGGCCTCGACCGCCTCAGGGGCGGCCGATCCGCAACTGATGGAGGCGCAACTGCTCATCGCGGCCTCCGCCAACCGGGCCGCCTACACCGAACTGCTCCAGACCGTCTCGTTCGACCTATCCCTGCCCGGCGACACTCCCGAGCAACGCGCTCTGCTCGCCACACGGGCCGTCATCTCGGCGTCCCGCATGGACCGCGTCGCCGAAGCCGTCGCGGCCGCCCGCACCGCGATCCGCCGCAGCACGGCGACCACCGACGACCCGGTCTTCCTCGGCGCCGCCGCGTCGGGACTGCTGTACGCGGACCTCCCGCACGAGGCCGATGCGGTCTACCAGAGGCTGGTCATAGGGGCCGACGCGGTGCTCGGCCCGGGCCATCGGAACCTGCTCGCCCTCAGCGCGGAGGCGCACCAGCGACTCGGAGCCCTCGAGCAGGCCTCACGCGCCAGCGCCGCCGCCCTTGCGGGCATCACCGTCGCACGGGCCACCCCGTTCGAGGCCCTGGCGCTCGCCGTGCGCCTTCACACGCTGCTCGACCAGGGCGATCTGGCTCAGGCCGCCCTCCTGGAGGCGGAGATACCCGACCCCGTCCAGGACGACTCCTGGCAGTGGAACGAAGTGGTGAGCGCCCGCGGCCGCCTGTATCTGGCCCAGGAGGACCCCACGCGGGCCCTGGTCCACTTCGAGGAGTGCGCCCGCCGGCAGGCGGGCTGGCAGCGCACCAGCCCGGCTGTCTCGCCCTGGTGGTACTGGGCCGGACGCACCCATCTCGCCCTGGGCGACCGCGCTTCGGCGCTCGCGCTGGCGGAGAGGGCCGTCGCCGACGCCCGGTCCGCGGGCCTGCCGTGCGCGTTGGGCGCGGGACTCGAACTGTGGGCGGCGACGATGAGCGACGACCAGCGGCCGGCCCTCCTGGAGGAGGCCGAACAGGTCCTCACGGGCACCCGGGCCGCCCTGTCGCTCGCCCGGGTCCGGGTCGCCCGGGGCCAGGCGCTCCAGCGGCTCGGGTACAAGAAGGCCGCTCGCGAGGTACTGCGGCAGGGCTGGGAGGAGGCGTACGGCGTCGGTTCCCTGCCCCTCCACACGGTCGCCCACCGGGCGTTGCTCGCCACCGGTGCACGACCGCGCCGTCCCGTGTCCCGAGGACCGGGCGCGCTCACACAGAGCGAGTCGCAGGTCGCTCGCCTCGCGGCCGACGGAAGGTCGAACGCGTACATCGCCGAGACGCTGTTCGTCACGCGTCGAACGGTGGAGGTCCACCTGACCTCGGTCTATCGCAAGCTGGGCCTGACGGGGCGGCGAGAGCTGTGGGACTCGCTGGAGTCGCACGGCTTCCATGACGCCGGGCCCGGGCAGTGA
- a CDS encoding AAA family ATPase: MLLERESALAQATAALCATEGGQGSLLVVQGPMGVGRSTFLESMAALGRDHGFVLLRAQASAAEERFRLGVVGQLVDSLRGIAVPDDLARRLRGTNAFPRESASGAARAAGALPAAPRWSELSPQQAPCWLATLLNSISEARPTVLMVDDLHWADTGSLQALSLAVAQRARRRVLFVFSVLPGDVRVRRPHVRDLLAPEECSAQPNGVGDLDRSRHETADRILELSPLGLNSVRLLVEKTLGDAPDALFVKTVAVRSGGNPLLLQAVLDEARYLRLRPTATDAAVAATLRPERLRRRLDAYLRSQPDHVRRSAYALTLLGAAADEHFVARLAELDEGGGAQAVEMLRLAGLVDQRACRLTSGTILRDLVEENMPAEERTAMRAVTAELLHRTGHPAELAAEQLMAVISLRGPEAVQILRTAADSALRRGSPRDSARYLRRALLDSSLSGQHRARLLVDLATAERSFATAAALRHVVEAAPLLESVQERADAMLRLGPLQMDPPSLRINVIRAAITDELRQSVTEDWVERELVLRLEAREHILSAQDPTHIRRALRRLRDLGPSPRLATKGERELVTSLMHIAFVANAVPAEQLAGWCTRVLEQEPPTPEHVHTTAPLAVNILAGAEQTAGAANWLREANRLAHRRGGDVEQAVIRCEQALVALADGHRAYARDKIIQADALAGPETGGLPTVCAAVLSIVALHSDEPELAEQLLTQHRLHAENQYLTALLHMARGTLAARRDEPRTALGHYRTAGRHTEQIGWKNPAVLPWLSCAALMHHRLGEHEEAVNAAQSEMNRARAWGSTTPLGRSLVVLGRVTSGRRGPELLEEAVTVLEKGNNGYELLRGLYALATHPDTRRNRRSTALGRAHDLSHEHDVPGLTEKIRTKLTEGTRKSKNHGSRLTPSELRVARLASTGLSNSEIASQLGTSSRMVEKHLTNSYRKLGISGRPELAKALRRADAEQSP, translated from the coding sequence GTGTTGTTAGAACGTGAGTCCGCCCTCGCACAGGCCACCGCGGCCCTGTGCGCCACGGAGGGCGGACAGGGCTCGCTGCTCGTCGTACAGGGCCCGATGGGAGTGGGCCGGTCGACGTTCCTGGAGTCCATGGCCGCCCTCGGTCGAGACCACGGCTTCGTACTGCTCAGAGCCCAGGCGTCCGCCGCCGAGGAACGGTTCCGGCTCGGCGTGGTGGGGCAGTTGGTGGACTCGCTGCGCGGGATCGCCGTTCCCGACGATCTGGCCCGCCGGCTCCGAGGGACGAACGCCTTCCCGCGCGAGAGCGCATCGGGCGCGGCCCGTGCGGCCGGCGCGCTCCCGGCGGCCCCTCGGTGGTCCGAGCTCAGCCCTCAGCAGGCGCCGTGCTGGCTGGCGACGCTGCTGAACTCCATTTCCGAAGCCCGGCCCACGGTGCTCATGGTGGACGACCTGCACTGGGCGGACACCGGGTCCTTGCAGGCCCTCTCCCTTGCGGTGGCACAACGCGCGCGGCGACGGGTCCTCTTCGTGTTCTCCGTTCTTCCCGGCGACGTACGCGTCAGACGGCCGCACGTACGCGATCTGCTCGCCCCCGAGGAGTGCTCGGCGCAGCCGAACGGCGTCGGGGACCTGGATCGCTCCCGGCACGAGACAGCGGACCGGATCCTGGAGCTGTCGCCACTCGGCCTCAACAGCGTGCGCCTGCTCGTGGAGAAGACCCTCGGCGACGCACCGGACGCGCTGTTCGTGAAAACCGTGGCGGTGCGCTCCGGCGGCAACCCCCTGTTGCTGCAGGCGGTGCTGGACGAGGCCCGGTATCTGAGGCTGCGTCCGACCGCGACGGACGCGGCCGTCGCCGCGACCCTGCGGCCCGAGCGCCTGCGCCGGCGACTCGACGCCTATCTGCGGTCGCAGCCGGACCATGTGCGGCGGTCCGCCTACGCGCTCACCCTGCTCGGCGCCGCCGCGGACGAACACTTCGTGGCCCGCCTCGCCGAACTCGACGAAGGGGGAGGGGCACAGGCTGTCGAAATGCTGCGCCTCGCCGGTCTCGTGGACCAGCGCGCGTGCCGGCTCACCTCGGGGACGATCCTGCGGGACCTGGTGGAAGAGAACATGCCCGCGGAGGAGCGCACCGCCATGCGCGCAGTGACGGCCGAACTCCTGCACCGTACCGGGCATCCGGCCGAGCTCGCCGCGGAGCAGCTGATGGCGGTGATATCCCTGCGCGGCCCGGAAGCGGTGCAGATCCTGCGCACCGCCGCGGACAGCGCGCTGCGCCGCGGTTCGCCCCGGGACTCGGCGCGCTATCTGCGACGCGCCCTCCTCGACTCCTCGCTCTCCGGACAGCACCGGGCGAGACTGCTCGTCGACCTCGCCACCGCCGAGCGCAGTTTCGCGACGGCCGCGGCGCTGCGGCACGTCGTGGAGGCCGCGCCGCTCCTCGAATCCGTACAGGAGCGGGCCGACGCGATGCTGCGGCTGGGGCCCCTCCAGATGGATCCGCCCTCCCTGCGCATCAACGTCATCAGAGCCGCCATCACCGACGAACTGCGTCAGTCGGTCACCGAGGACTGGGTGGAGCGCGAGCTGGTGCTGCGCCTGGAGGCACGCGAGCACATCCTGTCGGCGCAGGATCCCACGCACATCCGACGGGCGCTGCGACGCTTACGCGACCTCGGCCCCTCTCCCCGGCTGGCCACCAAGGGCGAGAGGGAACTGGTCACGTCGCTGATGCACATCGCGTTCGTCGCCAACGCCGTTCCCGCGGAGCAGCTGGCCGGGTGGTGCACCCGGGTGCTGGAGCAGGAGCCGCCCACGCCGGAGCACGTGCACACCACCGCGCCGTTGGCCGTGAACATCCTCGCCGGTGCGGAGCAGACGGCGGGTGCGGCCAACTGGCTGCGTGAGGCGAACCGCCTCGCCCACCGCCGCGGCGGTGACGTGGAACAGGCCGTCATCCGCTGCGAACAGGCCCTGGTCGCCCTCGCCGACGGGCACCGGGCCTACGCCCGGGACAAGATCATCCAGGCCGACGCTCTCGCGGGACCCGAGACCGGCGGGCTGCCCACCGTCTGCGCCGCCGTCCTCTCCATCGTCGCGCTGCACTCCGACGAGCCGGAGCTGGCGGAACAGCTGCTCACCCAGCACCGGCTGCACGCCGAGAACCAGTACCTGACGGCACTCCTGCACATGGCACGAGGCACACTCGCGGCACGCCGTGACGAACCCCGCACCGCGCTGGGCCACTACCGGACCGCGGGCCGGCACACCGAGCAGATCGGCTGGAAGAACCCGGCCGTCCTGCCGTGGTTGTCGTGTGCCGCCCTCATGCACCACCGCCTGGGCGAACACGAAGAGGCCGTGAACGCCGCACAGTCGGAGATGAACAGGGCCCGCGCCTGGGGGTCGACCACCCCGCTGGGGCGTTCCCTGGTCGTCCTCGGGCGGGTCACATCCGGACGAAGGGGCCCCGAGCTGCTCGAGGAGGCCGTCACGGTCCTGGAGAAGGGCAACAACGGATATGAGCTGTTGCGAGGCCTGTACGCTCTCGCAACTCATCCTGACACACGGCGGAACCGAAGATCGACCGCGCTCGGCCGGGCGCACGACCTGTCCCACGAGCATGACGTCCCCGGGCTGACGGAGAAGATTCGCACCAAGCTGACCGAGGGAACGAGGAAATCCAAAAACCACGGCAGTCGGCTGACCCCCTCCGAACTCAGAGTCGCGCGTCTCGCGTCGACAGGCCTCAGCAATTCAGAGATCGCAAGTCAATTGGGCACGTCGTCACGCATGGTGGAGAAACACCTCACGAACTCCTATCGAAAACTCGGCATATCCGGACGGCCGGAGCTGGCCAAAGCACTCAGGAGAGCGGACGCCGAGCAGTCACCCTGA
- a CDS encoding LuxR C-terminal-related transcriptional regulator: protein MHIVAAEPDFSRQFGSTSADICGRSLYELLHPSSPSVLDRHFNRLSQGRCNRFAERVVGLGDEGRAFSGELTGIAVQNTTGLMAGIVVQVRPDKEAPSSGPEEGVLNPRERLLSKLDAQVLEGVASGSSTVQLAARLYLSRQGVEYHVGLMLRKLKAPNRAALVARAHSMGMLTVGQWPPRVLPEFIK from the coding sequence ATGCACATCGTGGCAGCGGAGCCGGATTTCTCCCGCCAGTTCGGCAGTACCTCCGCCGACATCTGCGGACGAAGTCTGTATGAGCTGCTGCACCCCAGTTCCCCCTCCGTGCTCGACCGGCACTTCAACCGGCTTTCGCAAGGGCGCTGCAACCGCTTCGCCGAGCGTGTGGTCGGTCTGGGCGACGAGGGCCGGGCCTTCTCCGGAGAGCTGACAGGCATCGCCGTACAGAACACCACGGGACTCATGGCCGGCATCGTCGTACAGGTGCGGCCGGACAAGGAGGCGCCCTCCTCAGGCCCCGAGGAAGGGGTGCTCAACCCTCGCGAACGGCTTCTCAGCAAGCTCGACGCACAGGTCCTCGAGGGTGTCGCCAGCGGCTCCTCGACGGTGCAACTCGCAGCACGGCTCTACCTCAGCCGGCAGGGCGTCGAGTATCACGTCGGCCTCATGCTGCGAAAGCTCAAGGCGCCCAACAGGGCTGCTCTCGTGGCGCGTGCCCACTCCATGGGCATGCTGACCGTCGGCCAGTGGCCCCCGCGGGTCCTGCCCGAATTCATCAAGTAA